In Pseudomonas grandcourensis, the DNA window GCCGGCTCAACCGGTCGGACAGCACCTCGCGAATCTGCGGGTCCTCGACGGCTTCAGTAGTTGCCGTGCCGATGGCGAAGCAGCCGCGGGGCTGGCCGTCGCCCGAGAAGTAAATCGATAACTGCCCCTCGTAGAAACGCTGCAAGGCCTCGGCCAACGGCAGGTCCAGGTCTGTCAGCGCCTCGTGCATGGACGCCGCGGCAAACTCCCAATACTGCTCCAGCGCTTTGATATAGAGCGCGTGCTTGTCGCCGAATGCCGCATAGAGGCTGGGGCGATTCATGCCGGCGGCGGTGGCGATGCTGTCCAGCGACGCGCCGGAATAGCCGGTGTTCCAGAACACACCGAGTGCCTGCTGCAACGCTGTCTGCGGGTCGTAGGCCCGAGGGCGGCCGCGGCCTTTGCCCTCTGTCGATTTATTTTGTGCCATGTCGTACAAAATCCTTGTGGGAGGGTGGGTCGAGGGATATTCTTACAGAATGGCACAAAATTAAGGAATCAGAAATTCCTTGTTCCAGGGTTTGTGGTAGCCGAGCGCGAACTGAGTGTTGCGGCGACGAAACCGACGCGCCGGGAGCGATCCTCCCGGCCGCGCACGGGCTTGCTTCCTTACAGCAGTTATTGACTTCCGGGCCGCTGGCGCTTGCTGCCGATGCCGACCCGATTACCCGGCTAAAGGTGAACTCGATCATGACCAAACAGTTCGATATCCCCGCTTCGCAGACCTTCGAGCACCCTGGCCCAAACCCGGCTGACTCGCGTAACAGCAAACCACTGCAACAGAGGTTGCGTCCCTGGCTGATGGTGGGTGTTCCCATCCTCTTCGCGGCACTGGGCTATGCCCACTTTGTGTCGGGGCAGGCTTATGTTTCGACCGATAACGCTTACGCCCGGGTGGCGAAGGCCTCGATCAATGCGCGGATCTCCGGGCAAGTGGCAGAGATCGCCGTCGAGGACAATCAGCAGGTCCGCAAGGGCCAGGTGTTGTTCCGGATCGACCCGAAGCCGTTCCAGATCGCGGTCGACCGCGCGCAAGCACAACTGAGCGTGGCGCGGCTGCGTATCGACGGGCTCAAGGCCAGCTACCGCCAGCAACAGGCGGAACTGCAATCGGCGAAAGAGTCGGCTGACTTCGACCAAAAGGATTTTGCCCGCAAGAAGGCCCTGGTCGCTTCGGCGTTCGTGTCGAAGTCCATCTACGAACGCGCCGACACCGACGTGAAGGTGGCGCGGCAGCGGATCGCGTCCATCGAGCAACAGATCGCCAGCACCGTGGTCGCCTTGAACGGCAATCCGGACATCGATGCCGACAGTCACCCGAC includes these proteins:
- a CDS encoding HlyD family secretion protein; amino-acid sequence: MTKQFDIPASQTFEHPGPNPADSRNSKPLQQRLRPWLMVGVPILFAALGYAHFVSGQAYVSTDNAYARVAKASINARISGQVAEIAVEDNQQVRKGQVLFRIDPKPFQIAVDRAQAQLSVARLRIDGLKASYRQQQAELQSAKESADFDQKDFARKKALVASAFVSKSIYERADTDVKVARQRIASIEQQIASTVVALNGNPDIDADSHPTVREARAQLDEAQLYLSYTTVYAPQDGIVAKVDDLQVGNHLNSGAPAFALLSGHEIWIEANFRETDVTHMRPGQEATIRIDTYPDRVFKAHVTSMSPGAGSDFALLPPENATGNWVKVTQRVPVRLELDEVDPTLPLFSGTSATVRIDTRFQSPWWHPLKALLSAGNS
- a CDS encoding TetR/AcrR family transcriptional regulator, encoding MAQNKSTEGKGRGRPRAYDPQTALQQALGVFWNTGYSGASLDSIATAAGMNRPSLYAAFGDKHALYIKALEQYWEFAAASMHEALTDLDLPLAEALQRFYEGQLSIYFSGDGQPRGCFAIGTATTEAVEDPQIREVLSDRLSRLDADLEVRLQAAKEAGELKDNADPAALAVLASSLLHSISIRARAGKSRADLTELARNAIRVICGE